One Peromyscus leucopus breed LL Stock chromosome 20, UCI_PerLeu_2.1, whole genome shotgun sequence genomic region harbors:
- the Ly6l gene encoding lymphocyte antigen 6L: MTRLLLALWASLVSVELARGLANRAPAGNLSCFQCFKVHRLNRCQPKVCRPEEKVCHSNEVLLYTKSRRRIQISKRCAVQCPSSNSQFEWTLTEGIQAKIIRRCCSEHLCNRAPDTQERFRALPGRILLPMGLGLFGTLL, translated from the exons ATGACCAGGCTGCTCCTGGCGCTCTGGGCGtccctggtgtctgtggagcTCGCCCGAGGCTTGGCGAATAGGGCGCCAG CCGGAAACCTGAGCTGCTTCCAATGTTTCAAGGTCCACCGACTCAACCGGTGCCAGCCCAAGGTGTGCCGGCCGGAGGAAAAAGTCTGCCACAGCAACGAGGTGCTCCTTTACACGA AGTCAAGGAGAAGAATCCAGATCAGCAAGCGATGTGCTGTCCAGTGTCCCAGCTCCAACAGCCAGTTTGAGTGGACACTTACCGAAGGAATCCAGGCCAAAATCATCAGACGATGCTGTTCAGAGCATCTCTGCAACAGAGCACCCGACACCCAGGAGAGGTTCAGGGCCCTGCCAGGGAGGATCCTGCTGCCAATGGGTCTGGGCCTCTTCGGCACCCTATTGTGA